In Candidatus Cloacimonadota bacterium, the genomic window TGTTGCAGCCATCGGCATTGCATATATTTTTACTTATATGACAGCTGCTCAAACATTTATCTATCTTTCCTCCCAAGAGAAATTTTTCCCTAAAATTGATGAAGATCCGGATTCCGATATTGAGGCAGAAGATGAAAAAAATGAAGAAGCAGATGATGAGACTAAGGAAACAACCGAACCTGATGAAAATGACAAACCTGCAGAATCTGAAGATGAAGAATAGGTGAATTTTTTAAAGAAAGAAGGTGTTTTATGACTCATTATACTGAAATTGGTTTTGTAAATACGAGAGATATGCTAGCAAAAGCCACTAAAGGCGGCTATGCAATTCCCGCTTACAATTTCAATAATATGGAACAATTGCAGGCAATTATGATCGCTTGCGTTGAAACAAGATCGCCCGTTATTCTTCAAATTTCAAAAGGAGCCAGAGAATATGCTAATCAAACAATGCTCCAGTATATGGCTCAAGGTGCTATTGAAATGATGAAAACATTGGGCCAACCTGTTCCGGTGGCACTTCACCTCGATCATGGAGATAGCTTTGAATTATGCGTAAGTTGTATTGAAAGCGGATTTTCTTCTGTGATGATTGACGGCTCATCCCTTCCCTATGATGAAAATGTAGAGCTTACAAAAAAAGTTGTGGAGTATGCTCACAAACACGGCATTACCGTAGAGGGTGAACTTGGTGTTCTTGCTGGAATAGAAGACGATGTGGTCGCTGAAGAATCCCAC contains:
- a CDS encoding class II fructose-bisphosphate aldolase, which encodes MTHYTEIGFVNTRDMLAKATKGGYAIPAYNFNNMEQLQAIMIACVETRSPVILQISKGAREYANQTMLQYMAQGAIEMMKTLGQPVPVALHLDHGDSFELCVSCIESGFSSVMIDGSSLPYDENVELTKKVVEYAHKHGITVEGELGVLAGIEDDVVAEESHYTNPEDVEDFVKKTGVDSLAISIGTSHGAYKFKVKPGESVPPLRFDILEEVEKRIPGFPIVLHGSSSVIPKYVEIINAYGGKMEGATGVPEDQLRKATKSAVCKINIDSDGRLAMTAMIREFLAKNSPVFDPRKYLGPARAELIKMYKHKNINVLGSAGKG